In the Streptomyces sp. SJL17-4 genome, CGTTGCTCGGCCGGACCATGCAGAGCGCCGCTGTCGGGCGACCTCGGGTCGTCGGCGGGCCAGCACTCGTCGGACGGACCGTTCGGGCAGCGCATCTCCAGCTCGACCCCGGTGATCACATAGCCGATCAGCGCGGCGACCGCCGGCGCGTCCACGCCGGGACGCAGGGCCTTCTCGGCCTCCGCGTAGCGTGCCAGGCGCGCCACCTCGCGCCGCCAGGGGCAGTCCCGGGAGAACCCCGGGTCGGCTAATTGCAGTTCCCGCGCGAGGCGTTCACCGGCGCGCGCCGTCGGGTCGGTCTCGAAGAGCCGTATCAGCGCGTGCGTGGCGATGACCAGCTTGTCGATCGCGGTGCCGCCGACGCCCTCCGTGGACAGGCACGCCGACTCCACCGTGATCCGGGTGACCGCGTGGGCCCGCCCGTGGA is a window encoding:
- a CDS encoding TetR family transcriptional regulator, whose translation is MAIQQRAERTRQEILSAAARVFDGHGYERASLARIAGEARVTTGALVFHFATKAELATAVHGRAHAVTRITVESACLSTEGVGGTAIDKLVIATHALIRLFETDPTARAGERLARELQLADPGFSRDCPWRREVARLARYAEAEKALRPGVDAPAVAALIGYVITGVELEMRCPNGPSDECWPADDPRSPDSGALHGPAEQRLDRIWKLILPGLVHPAGRRPGA